Proteins found in one Agaribacterium sp. ZY112 genomic segment:
- a CDS encoding ABC transporter permease: MNKFINFLQITGLTWFIPLARMANGENPKEQFKQLWLVMGIPVIAFAFFLFLWGAGASQVKTSLGAIPGPSQVAEQAAALWQDHKDQRAKADKFYERQEKRNEKYEAQGKTDKIKWREYTGSPTYIDQIWTSIKTVFMGFFIATIIAVPLGIFCGLSPTVNSAFTPIIQIFKPVSPLAWLPIVTMVVSATYVTNEDQAWFSKSFLNSAITVTLCSLWPTLINTALGVASIDKDLMNVGKVLQLGWFTKVTKLVLPSSLPLIFTGLRLSLGVGWMVLIAAEMLAQNPGLGKFVWDEFQNGSSQSLAKIMVAVLTIGIIGFLLDRIMYTLQGLFTFSDKR, encoded by the coding sequence ATTAATAAGTTCATTAACTTTCTTCAGATCACAGGGCTAACTTGGTTTATCCCTCTTGCTCGAATGGCAAATGGAGAGAATCCCAAAGAACAATTTAAACAATTATGGCTCGTCATGGGCATACCTGTTATTGCTTTTGCTTTTTTCTTATTTTTATGGGGTGCTGGTGCCAGCCAAGTAAAAACAAGCCTAGGGGCTATTCCTGGCCCTTCTCAAGTCGCCGAACAAGCTGCTGCTTTATGGCAAGATCATAAAGATCAACGAGCCAAAGCAGATAAATTTTATGAACGCCAAGAAAAACGCAACGAAAAATACGAAGCACAAGGAAAAACCGATAAAATTAAATGGCGCGAGTACACAGGCTCACCTACTTATATAGATCAAATATGGACCAGTATTAAAACCGTATTTATGGGCTTCTTTATTGCTACGATTATTGCTGTTCCCCTTGGTATTTTCTGTGGTCTAAGCCCAACTGTTAACTCAGCGTTCACTCCAATTATTCAAATATTTAAGCCAGTCAGTCCACTTGCATGGCTGCCTATTGTCACTATGGTGGTATCAGCAACATATGTAACCAATGAAGATCAAGCTTGGTTCAGTAAGAGCTTTTTAAACTCAGCGATTACCGTAACGCTCTGTTCTTTATGGCCCACACTTATTAACACCGCACTGGGTGTTGCATCCATCGATAAAGACTTAATGAATGTCGGTAAAGTATTGCAACTAGGCTGGTTCACTAAGGTAACTAAATTAGTATTACCTTCATCGCTTCCCCTTATTTTTACAGGTTTGCGCCTCTCTCTAGGTGTTGGCTGGATGGTACTTATCGCTGCAGAAATGCTTGCTCAGAATCCAGGTCTTGGTAAGTTTGTTTGGGATGAGTTCCAAAACGGTAGCTCACAATCACTAGCTAAAATCATGGTTGCTGTACTCACCATCGGTATTATTGGCTTCTTACTTGATCGAATCATGTACACCCTACAAGGCTTATTTACTTTTAGCGACAAGCGTTAA
- a CDS encoding ABC transporter ATP-binding protein yields the protein MTFCQLKNVSKSYGTGNNVTEVLHDINLDIKEGEFVAIVGFSGSGKTTLVSTIAGLIQADQGEVIFKDKPVTGASSERGLVFQNYSLMPWLTVFGNIALAVDQVFPSWSKSKRKEHVLKYVNMVGLSHAVDRRPAELSGGMRQRVSVARALATQPDMLLLDEPLSALDALTRSKLQDEIEIISQIEKKTILLITNDVDEAILLADRVIPLNPGPKASLGPEFVIDIDRPRDRTAMNNDETFKKLRKDITEYLLKVGMEAASDDDNVKLPDIQPNTASEFPNKVAENAAKARSIALDRYVEFSNVHKVYPTPKGPLTVVEGFDLKMRKGEFISLIGHSGCGKSTVLSMVAGLNEISDGGIILDGKEVSGAGPDRGVVFQAPSLFPWLSARQNVELGVERVYPHGSKKERKEIVEYYLSRVGLADSMDKKAAELSNGMKQRVGIARAFALSPKLLLLDEPFGMLDSLTRWELQEVLMDVWKRTQVSAVCVTHDVDEAILLADRVVMMTNGPNAKVGKVLEVNLPRPRTRKQLLEHPDYYKLREEVLSFLEEYEHGPAKAKKSEAPKETTKNSNTEETAQSNTEEKEQIAEPA from the coding sequence ATGACTTTCTGCCAGTTAAAAAATGTAAGTAAGAGCTACGGCACAGGTAACAACGTAACCGAAGTACTGCATGATATTAATCTCGATATTAAAGAGGGTGAATTTGTTGCCATTGTAGGTTTCTCTGGCTCGGGTAAAACAACCCTTGTAAGCACCATTGCAGGCTTAATCCAAGCCGACCAAGGTGAAGTAATCTTTAAAGACAAACCTGTAACAGGGGCTAGCTCAGAGCGAGGCCTTGTTTTTCAAAACTATTCATTGATGCCCTGGCTCACTGTATTTGGCAACATTGCCCTTGCAGTCGACCAAGTATTCCCCTCTTGGTCAAAATCCAAGCGTAAAGAACACGTTCTAAAATACGTAAATATGGTTGGCTTAAGCCATGCGGTTGATAGACGCCCCGCTGAACTAAGTGGCGGTATGCGCCAACGAGTATCCGTTGCACGAGCTTTAGCCACCCAACCAGATATGCTCTTATTAGACGAGCCCCTATCAGCACTGGATGCATTAACCCGCTCAAAATTACAAGACGAGATTGAGATAATTAGTCAGATTGAGAAAAAAACAATTTTGCTGATTACCAATGATGTAGATGAAGCTATTTTACTTGCTGACCGAGTTATTCCTTTAAATCCAGGCCCTAAAGCTAGCCTTGGCCCAGAGTTTGTTATTGATATCGACCGCCCTCGCGATCGTACCGCAATGAATAACGACGAGACATTTAAGAAGTTAAGAAAAGATATTACCGAGTACTTACTTAAAGTAGGAATGGAAGCAGCCAGCGACGATGACAATGTGAAGCTGCCTGACATACAACCGAATACAGCATCAGAGTTCCCGAATAAAGTAGCAGAAAATGCAGCAAAAGCTCGCTCTATCGCACTGGATCGTTATGTCGAGTTCTCCAATGTACACAAAGTTTATCCAACACCTAAAGGACCACTAACCGTTGTTGAAGGTTTTGACCTTAAAATGCGAAAAGGTGAGTTTATTTCATTAATTGGTCACAGTGGCTGCGGAAAGTCGACTGTTTTAAGTATGGTTGCCGGCCTAAATGAGATAAGTGATGGCGGCATTATCCTTGACGGTAAAGAAGTGAGTGGCGCAGGCCCAGACCGAGGCGTAGTATTCCAGGCCCCTTCTCTTTTCCCTTGGCTTAGCGCTCGTCAAAATGTCGAGCTCGGTGTTGAGCGAGTTTATCCACATGGATCAAAAAAAGAGCGAAAAGAGATCGTCGAATATTATCTGTCTCGTGTAGGCTTGGCCGATTCGATGGATAAAAAGGCCGCTGAACTCAGTAATGGCATGAAACAGCGTGTAGGTATTGCTCGCGCTTTTGCCCTCTCCCCCAAATTACTGCTGCTTGACGAACCTTTTGGTATGCTTGACTCATTAACTCGCTGGGAGTTACAAGAAGTTTTAATGGACGTTTGGAAACGTACACAAGTGTCTGCCGTTTGTGTAACCCATGACGTGGATGAAGCAATCTTGCTTGCAGACCGTGTTGTCATGATGACCAATGGCCCCAATGCTAAAGTCGGAAAGGTATTAGAAGTTAATTTACCGCGACCTAGAACACGCAAACAACTATTAGAGCACCCTGATTACTATAAATTACGAGAAGAAGTGCTAAGCTTCCTCGAAGAATATGAACACGGGCCCGCAAAAGCAAAAAAGAGCGAAGCCCCAAAAGAAACAACAAAGAATTCCAACACGGAAGAAACGGCTCAAAGTAACACGGAAGAAAAAGAGCAAATAGCTGAACCAGCTTAA
- a CDS encoding alginate export family protein produces MLNLKKSILASAIAASTLATAAIAEEQKGFMETMADGDASVSFRYRMESVTQDAKPEDALANTLKTRLNYKTGEYNGFGAFLEFDSVSELAEKDYDDGLNGKTDYPVIKDPEYTAMNQGYVKYSNSGASAKYGRTRILLDNQRFVGGVAWRQNEQTFDAFAADYKNDNLTLTYAHIMNRLNIVGDIDDTKDDLLNVQYKFSPAAVLTGYGYFLSKENVDKSDNDTIGASFTGKAGGFEYRAEAAQQETDAYSAMYSHLKGSYKAGAVKLGLGYEVLGADGADGSVGFAYGTNHKFNGWADMFLKTPTGGLVDLYGSVGGKFGPVSGAIIYHDYESDDSSVGAGDLGSEIDFVVKGKAGPVGLLLKYANYSSSDDYGTDTQKLWLQATTKF; encoded by the coding sequence ATGCTTAATTTGAAAAAATCTATTCTTGCTAGCGCAATTGCAGCATCTACATTAGCTACTGCAGCAATCGCCGAAGAGCAAAAAGGTTTTATGGAAACTATGGCCGATGGAGACGCCAGCGTTAGCTTTCGCTACCGTATGGAAAGCGTTACCCAAGATGCTAAACCTGAAGATGCTTTAGCCAATACATTAAAAACTCGCCTTAACTATAAGACAGGTGAATACAACGGTTTTGGTGCCTTCTTAGAGTTTGATAGTGTCAGTGAACTTGCCGAAAAAGACTACGACGATGGTCTAAACGGTAAGACTGATTACCCCGTAATTAAAGACCCTGAGTACACAGCGATGAACCAGGGTTACGTAAAATACTCTAATTCAGGAGCCAGTGCTAAATACGGCCGTACTCGTATCTTATTAGATAACCAACGTTTTGTTGGTGGTGTAGCATGGCGTCAAAACGAACAGACATTTGATGCGTTTGCTGCAGATTACAAAAACGACAACCTTACCCTTACTTACGCTCACATCATGAACCGCCTCAACATTGTTGGTGACATCGATGACACTAAGGATGATTTATTAAACGTACAGTACAAATTTAGCCCTGCTGCAGTATTAACAGGTTACGGCTATTTTCTAAGTAAAGAAAACGTCGATAAAAGTGATAACGACACCATTGGGGCTAGCTTTACTGGTAAAGCCGGAGGCTTTGAATACCGCGCAGAAGCGGCGCAACAAGAAACCGATGCATATAGCGCTATGTATAGTCACTTAAAAGGTAGCTATAAAGCAGGCGCAGTTAAGCTAGGTCTTGGTTACGAAGTTCTTGGTGCTGATGGTGCTGATGGTTCAGTTGGTTTTGCTTACGGCACCAACCACAAGTTTAACGGTTGGGCAGACATGTTCTTAAAGACTCCGACAGGTGGTTTAGTAGACCTTTACGGTAGTGTTGGCGGTAAGTTTGGCCCTGTTAGCGGCGCGATTATCTATCATGACTACGAGTCTGACGACAGCAGTGTAGGCGCTGGTGATCTAGGTTCGGAAATCGATTTTGTTGTAAAAGGCAAAGCAGGGCCTGTTGGCTTGTTACTTAAGTACGCCAACTACAGCTCATCTGATGATTACGGTACCGATACTCAGAAGCTTTGGTTACAAGCTACCACTAAGTTCTAA